The following coding sequences are from one Eriocheir sinensis breed Jianghai 21 chromosome 13, ASM2467909v1, whole genome shotgun sequence window:
- the LOC126998155 gene encoding uncharacterized protein LOC126998155 translates to MLVTSPTGRVGTFFPLRGATGFEVEEALVDLKLNERHTFVSSHTDIQRYTPCYTHTHTFSYTTKHTHIPPHIERKDIQIHSFLHTQIHIPLSSYTYTYTASYTHELTWKHSHSHTHTHTHTHTHTRHVVSQSAQDKGNHHHSCCLVSLYLLPSLLLAVLPSIRHTWLLSLLPQHLYFFLPSFPLSLLLSLSSCLLLIFLSQHLHCFRSPSLSLFFLSSVFSSSFILLLYFLPPPPVSLLSPSFSLLSLPSPLFSLPRSLVWFLYFLHLLLFSHSPSVSLSSTLPSLPHPFSRSLFLCFHLLLSSIPPSFPSLLASPFSRQEEKRRGTFSF, encoded by the coding sequence ATGTTAGTTACTTCTCCCACCGGCAGAGTAGGCACCTTTTTCCCCCTAAGAGGCGCCACTGGGTTCGAGGTGGAAGAAGCACTTGTTGACCTAAAGCTGAACGAAAGACACACATTCGTATCCTCTCACACAGATATACAGAGATACACACcctgttatacacatacacatacattctCTTATACAACAAAACATACACATATACCTCCTCATATTGAACGGAAAGACATACAAATACACAGTTTcttacacacacaaatacatattcCCTTATCCtcttatacatacacatatacagcCTCATATACACACGAACTCACATGgaaacactcacactcacacacacacacacacacacacacacacacacacacacgacacgttGTAAGCCAATCAGCTCAAGACAAAGGGAATCACCATCATTCTTGTTGTCTTGTatccctttatctccttccctccctcctccttgccgtCCTTCCCTCCATCCGTCATACCtggcttctctccctccttcctcagcatctttacttcttcctcccttcctttccactctccctattgctctctctctcttcttgcttgcttctgattttcctttctcagcatcttcactgtttccgctctccttccctctctctctttttcctcagctctgtcttttcttcctcatttattcttcttttgtattttttaccccctccacctgtttctcttctctcaccctccttctctcttctctctctcccttcccccttattctccctccctcgttctctcgTCTGGTTTCTTTACTTCCTGCAcctgctcctcttctctcactccccttccgtctctctctcctccacactgccttccctccctcatcctttttCTCGTTCACTGTTTCTTTGCTTCCACctgctcctctcctccatccctccctcctttccctccctcttggcGTCTCCATTTTCGAGGCAGGAGGAAAAACGACGCGGGACATTTTCCTTTTAA